TGAAAGTCTGGACAGCAATGATGCATCATGGCTTAGTATCAAGAATTGGCTAGATAAGCAAAATCAAGAATCTGTAGTCTATGCTGCACTTGGAACTGAAGCAACAATTAGTCAAAAGGAGCTGAATGAGCTAGCTCTGGGGTTAGAAAAATGTTGGCTACCATTCTTTTGGGTGATTAGGAATCAGCCAAGACAAAAACAAGAAGACTTACAGATTCAACTCCCTGATGGATACGATGAGAGAGTCAAAAACAAAGGCATAATATACAAAGGATGGGTACCACAGACAAAGATACTAAGCCATTCGTCAGTAGGCGGATTCTTGACTCATTGTGGATGGAATTCAGTCATAGAGGCGCTATGTTTCGGGCGAGTCTTGATTATGTTCCCAGTGCTGAATGATCAAGGTTTGAATACTAGGTTGTTGCAACAGAAGGGGGTTGGTGTAGAGATACCAAGAAATGAAAAAGATGGATCTTTTACTAGTGATTCAGTGTCTGAATCTGTGAAGTTTGCTGTGGTGAGTGAAGAGGGTGAGTCCTTGAGAACCAATGCAAGAAAGATGAGCAGTTTGTTTGGAGATAGGAAGAGAAATGGACAACTTGTAGATGATTGTGTTGCTTATTTGATGGAAAATAGGATAGGCAAATCTTCTAGGAGAATGATATTTGGccaaaaaagaagagaataatcTTCAATATGTTCACAATGATATAAGTTAAAATGTAAGAGAGGATTTTTAGTAATTTAGTTGCATGACCATCTGAACTTTCATCTGATTAGTGATGATTCGATTCATCATCTTGTGAACGTTCACTTTGATTAAAGATGAAAGTCATTGCAATCGagttttttctttccttaaataTCAAATTGAATGTCCACCTAAAATTGTAGCAAAATGTATCCTCCTTCCATCCTATAGAAATTTATATGACATTCTTTTTATTTGAATGGTTGAAACAGATGACACGctttaattgatttatttttctctttaagaTGCGTTTAATATCATGCACTTAACTTATTTCAGTTTGTGCAAGTTGTTTTTGATATGCACACTAGAACAAGATGTTCAATTGAAACAAAACTTAGTAACCGTTTGACCATAGAAATCTTctgcttttattttttgaaaaattatttcactttagtgaaaaaagtgaaaacacgttgcgtttgaccatgaaaaactccaatttcaaaaaattatttggaattacttattttcacttttttcaatcctacttttctcacaaaattataaaaacaactttaatttatattcatggtcaaatacaactccaacttcatcttcaactccaattCTTAACTccggaaaaaagtaattttcatggccaaatggggCCTAATAAAACCGCATATATATTTTATAGAAGACGTAATAAAATTTATCTATTTGTCTCTTGAGTAGACTAAAGGTAACCAAAAACTAAATCAATAGTTTATTCATGAACTACATTCACTAAACAATTTGATAGTGATATCATATTGAACAACATCATATATTATAAAATGATGTAAAACAACAATTCAgtcaaattatgtttaaattggaaaaaataaaaactgaactCCCTCCTTTTTGTTCCCTCCTGTAACAGAattcaacaaaacaacaaaatctaCTAAATCCCCTTAGCATTGCTCAAAGTTTCTACTAGTCCGGTGCCCACCCAGTGTTCGACCAAATGCTCAGCTGGAATTGTTGCATGTTCTCGACCACCAATGAGTCCTTTCCTTGGTCTTTATCCACATATTCTATCTCCCGTGCTAGTCTAACTGCCAGTACAGCTGCGTCTTCAACACCTTCAAGTTTTGGAAGAAGAGTTGTTTTCATGGCTGTATCAAGTAACAAAGCTAACCACAGAAATCCTCGACGACCCAAGCTCCCACCTGAAGTGGACAATACCTTCAAAAAGGTCTTGTAcgaggatgaagaagaaatgactCAGAAACCAAATCTTGATATTTtaactgatgatgatgatgagggagTTGTAAGTGTGGATTCTTCGGATGGAATTCTATGGGAATCGGATGAGATGGAAGCGATTTCGTCTCTTTTTAAAGGGAGGATCCCTCAGAAGCCTGGAAAATTGGATAGAGAGAGGCCTTTACCTTTGCCCCTTCCTTACAAGATTCGGCCTTTAGGACTTCCTACACCGAAAAGATTCAAGAATCGTTCAAGGGAATCTATATCGAAGCAAGTGTACAAGAATCCCACTTTCTTGATTGGTTTGGCCAGAGAAATTCAAGGCCTTCCAACGGAGGAAAATGTATCAAAGGTTCTAAGTAAATGGAGTCCTTTTCTTCAGAAAGGATCATTGTCATTGACAGTCCGAGAGTTGGGTTACTTGGGACTTCCAGGGAGAGCTCTGGAAACATTCTGCTGGGTGAAGAAACAACCCCATCTTTTCCCAGATGATCATATTCTTGCGTCTACCATTGAAGTTCTGGCGGGATCAAATGAGTTAAAAGTGCCATTTGATTTGGACAAGTTCACTGGCTTGGCTAGTCGGAGTGTGTATGAAGCAATGTTAAGGGGTTGTATTAAAGGAGGACGCCTGAAGCTTGCTTTGAAGCTTCTTTCAATGGCTAAGGAATCTAACAGAGTGCTTGATACTGCGGTGTATGCTAAGCTAATCTTGGAGCTTGGTAAGGATCCTGATAAAAGCACACTTGTCTTGGTGTTGTTAGAGGAGCTTTCCGTGAGAGATGATCTGAATTTGACACCACAAGACTGTACAGCTATCATGAAGATTTGCATTAGGCTCAGAAGATTTGAGATCGTGGAGGGGCTATATGATTGGTTCAGGGAATCGGGTGGTAATCCAAGTGTAGTTATGTATACTACTATGATTCACTGTCGTTATTCAGCGAACAAATATAGAGAGGCATTAGCCATGCTATGGGAAATGGAGGCTTCAAATTGCCTTTTTGATCTTCCAGCTTATCGTGTGGTGATTAAGCTCTTTGTTGCTTTGAACGATCTCCCAAGGGCTGTACGCTATTTCTCTAAACTTAAGGAAGCAGGTTTCAGTCCAAATTTTGACATATACTGCAGcttgatcaaaatttatatggcttCTGGAAGGGTGGCTAAGTGCAAGGATATTTGCAAGGAGGCAGAGATGGCTGGATTCAGGTTTGATGAAAATACATTGTTGAAGTTGCAACAATAAAATTTGTTgcatcttttgatgtatttgcaTGTAATTTAGAGTTCATGTTGTTTAAATTCGGTCCATTATCCACCCCTCTCCTCACTTGCATAGTTAAACGCATTGTAACTAGTAGCATCCATAGGTTCTTGAAACCTTTCCTTTTCCACCTTAGGCGTCTGTATAATTATGTTGTAATTGAAATTCCAGAAAACATCTATCCCCTCCTTAGTTGACCAACAATGAAAAAGGCGTGCGACCTCATATTTTGACCAATTCAAGGTGAATATGGGGATGCTTGTCGTCTTTATTATGGTTTTAGGACCAAAGAATGTGATTGCATTATGAGGTCTCAATTGAACGGATTGAGCATACTTGAATTGATGTAACATGAACCCTATTAGGCTAAAAGCTCCATGGATTGATTACTATTAAAGTCCACAGACATAACCCTCCTCCCAAAATTGACACCTACGAGTAAAATCTCCTTGTGCTTCCAGACCCCATAGTAGCAACAACAAATATACACAGCAATTGTGACCTCTCGGGAGAATCAATACTTTCTCCCTCGCATGATACTACGTTTAATGCATTGTCTTGCTGACAATTAAGATCAAACATACGTGGCCCTTTTCTTCTGAATAGTCTGCCAAAGAGTATTTACTCCAAAGAAACTATCAAACACTGGGAGCTTATAGGCCGAAAGGGAGAAAAGTTTGTTTACACATTAAAAATGCTCCAATTTACTACAAACAATGGTCAATAAAACTAGCCCCATTCACACACTAAGAGTTCTGATTTTACTACTCAAAAGGGAAGTCAACAAGCTATTTGATTCCCAAAGTAGAGCAAAACATGTTGGGTTCAATAggatgtgtgaatggaaaatggagggaattcTTAGAGGGAAGTGAGCACACAGTTACAAGGAAAGTGTACTCACTAAAAGAAAGTATACTTCTCCCTTATTGGTGGGAGAAAACaactttattgtgtttttattaagaaacacTCCTTCAAATGGATAATGAGGCAAAGAACCAAGAGGTGTCTCGCGCCGTCGTCGTGgctcgctcggcttcggatttggatttggcaaatgatcaatcgatgagattaattttttagacaaagttGATTTGAACATGCATGCAGAAAAGACACACTGTTTTGGAATGGAAAGACATGACTATTCTGAAGTGATGCACCTTtccatgaaccattgcttcctttccaaaggggcacttgatggctataaatacctgaactttttcCTTAGGTAGCACGAAAATTTTTAGACTGAAAAAAcactcttctacttctaaaaactctttgtgatcatTGTTGTTGAGTGTGCTCGAAGAATCAgaaggtttgaggtaccgctacgtTCTGATTGTGAGCCAtcttatcctgggaggaaaaattccgcaacctcgtgtacttgaggggaattaatttcttaaggacactccgtgaaatcGGAGGACTTGGCTCTACTTCTACTTCATCTTGTTTTCTTAAAATAACATACTTatttgatagttcatattgaacttgtgttgaaggtgttaaaactTCATTAGTATTCTTGAAataatcttgaacttgtgttgaagtgtttGTGCAAACATATAGATTCTGTACCcaaaaaaacaacaatcttaaggaattaatcacgtaatctgtattgtttggattctggagattaaaactttatgctttctactctgtttgaacttaacaagtgatttgaagaaataaaaacttcatcacaagttaaaggtcattcggttaacgattggaagacataaaaacttcatcgttaaactagaaacaagtagtgtttaaagttgctacaaacttgtaattagtattttgatatactaaagttgactgtctttttgtGACAGGAAAGATGACTGCTGATGGTCATGAAACTGATAGTGGGACAAGTGTAGCAGCAACGAATGTTGCAGCAACTAGTCGCACAACTGCGCCACCCGCTATGACACTAGCGGAAAAACTCGAAAAATTTTCTGGAATAGATTTTAAATGGTGGCAACAGAAGATGCTATTCTATCTGACAACCTTGTGTCTTCAAAGATTTATATTTGAAGATGCTCCAGAATTGTCCGAAGAAACTTCGGACAAGGAGCGGTTCGTTGTAGTAGAGGCATGGAAACATTATGATTTCCTATGTAGGAATTATATACTAAGTGGCCTCTAAGATGATTTATATAACGTTTACAGTGGAATGAAGACATCAAAAAAGTTGTGGAATGCGCTCGAAAAGAAATATATGACTGAGGATGCTGGAACTAAAAAGTTCTACGTTTCAAGGTTCCTTGAATACAAAATGATTGACAGTAAGAATGTCGTATCTTAAGTACGGGAATTGCAAGTCATCATCCACGATCTTCTTTCTGAAAGTATGAATTTAGTGATTACCTTATTTTGAACATTTAAAAAAATGTTCTTAATGAtcacatgaactttattgtaAGTTTGattgtgaacgaggcatttcagTTGctacaataatagagaagttatcacctttgtggaaggacttcaagaattatttgaaacACAAACGAAAGGAAATGACAGTCGAAGATCTCATTGTGAGGTTGCGCATTGAGGAATACAACAAAGCCGCAGAGAGGAGGTCGAAAGAAAATTCTGCAATGAGTGGAGCTAACATTGTAGAAGACGACTCCAACAACTCAAAGAAGCGGAAGAAAGCTTGACAagaacctgagggttttgtggttcctggtaaagaaaagaacatgtgcaaacttgttaagtcactttatggactaaaacaaacacctaaacagtggcatgcaaagtttgaccaaaccatgttgacaAACAAGTTTAAGATAAATCAATGTGATAagtgtgtttacattaaagacactccaaatcacaaggtcattgtttgtttgtatgtggatgatatgttgattatcaGTAcagacatttttgacataaatgctacaaaacgaatgcttgagagcaagtttgatatgaaaaaccttggagttgcggatgtgatcttaggaataagaatccataagaCTCCACAcaggttggcattgtcacagtctcattatattgaaaaggtacttgacaaattcaagtatgtgAAATTCGATAttaccaagactccattggacgtgagctttgcacttcaaaagaatgaaggtgaaagtgacttacAGTTGGactacgcaagagtgttgggatgtttaatgtatatcatgaattgtacacggcCAGACATAACATGTGTTATTAGTAAtttgagttggtacacgagtaatcccaataaaacttattggatggcgatgaaaagggttttggggtatcttacatacactcaagactatgcttatcattataataaatatccaacggtaattgaaggatatagtgatgcaaattggatcaccggatcgaatgaagtaaaatccacgagtggatatgtatttactttagatGTAGTAGTCTCTCGGAAATCGTCCAAAAAGACATGTATTGCTTGCTCtataatgaaatttgaatttatcgcattagataaagtcggtgaagaagctgaatggcttcgaaatttcttggaagatattccttattggcccaaaccattggcaccagtatgtatacactgtgataccCAAGTGgcgataggtagggcagggaacatgatgtataatggtaaatctcgtcatataagatggagacataataccgttagtgaacttctctctagtggaattatcagtattgactatgtgaagtcaaagaataatgtgtcggatccacttacaaaaggcctaactagagatagagttgagagaacatccaagggaatgggtttacggcctaggacaagtcagcatggcgataactctacctagcagactggagatcccaagagctaggttcaaggaaatcaaataaagttgtgactGACatgttcaacattgtcaatatacccaacccattctcatgatgtagacaatgtttagtaaacaagaaTAAGGCTTATGGGGTGAAGccttttaatgattatttaaatttgacagatttgaccaaatagtttaatctataggattgaacgttcagaaatcacctatgtgagggtgaagtggaagccgttTCAAGGAGAACGTTAATAaaagcctattctctaagctctcattaaactaggacgtgttcatggctgaaacgaacaaaaccgtgagaaccataaacagtaaaagactggttgtgtgacatatgttgtctaggtgtacattaaagctcgacggttcaaagatatcaaatctaccgattgaccgagtacattcgatgcatgttcactacgaaaagttcaaagggaaacccacttatccagatgcaatcagtctttgcttgctGATCGCATACTTGTCCGTAAGATTTTATAAAGGGTAGCCATTCCCCATTcgtgtgggggattgttgggttcaataggatgtgtgaatgaaaaatggagggaattcTTGGAGGGAAGTGAGCACACACTTAAAAGGAAAGTGTACTCACTAAAGGAAAGTatacttctcccacattggtgagagaaaacaactttattgtgtttttattaaCAAAGACTCCTTCAAGTGGATAgggaggcaagaaccaagaggcgCCTCGCGGCGGCggcgtcgctcgctcggctcggcttcggcttcggcttcggcttcggaaaatgaaaatgaaaataatcgATGAGgctaattttttagacaaagttgatttgaaacttgaaaaaaccaagtgaattttttttttaaatctg
Above is a window of Capsicum annuum cultivar UCD-10X-F1 unplaced genomic scaffold, UCD10Xv1.1 ctg3710, whole genome shotgun sequence DNA encoding:
- the LOC107859049 gene encoding pentatricopeptide repeat-containing protein At2g01860; the encoded protein is MLSWNCCMFSTTNESFPWSLSTYSISRASLTASTAASSTPSSFGRRVVFMAVSSNKANHRNPRRPKLPPEVDNTFKKVLYEDEEEMTQKPNLDILTDDDDEGVVSVDSSDGILWESDEMEAISSLFKGRIPQKPGKLDRERPLPLPLPYKIRPLGLPTPKRFKNRSRESISKQVYKNPTFLIGLAREIQGLPTEENVSKVLSKWSPFLQKGSLSLTVRELGYLGLPGRALETFCWVKKQPHLFPDDHILASTIEVLAGSNELKVPFDLDKFTGLASRSVYEAMLRGCIKGGRLKLALKLLSMAKESNRVLDTAVYAKLILELGKDPDKSTLVLVLLEELSVRDDLNLTPQDCTAIMKICIRLRRFEIVEGLYDWFRESGGNPSVVMYTTMIHCRYSANKYREALAMLWEMEASNCLFDLPAYRVVIKLFVALNDLPRAVRYFSKLKEAGFSPNFDIYCSLIKIYMASGRVAKCKDICKEAEMAGFRPL